In a genomic window of Anaerohalosphaeraceae bacterium:
- a CDS encoding GTPase: MPANLTPEYKKADEQYRAATTDEERLLALEEMLRTIPKHKGTEHMQADIKRRISKLRETLEGRAKKGSGRHTDLFHIPKSGAGQVALIGTPNSGKSSILAALTNAPVNVADYPFSTDKPVPGMAQFEDVQIQLVDTPPITADYAAPGQVNVYRGADLIAVVIDLSGDVLEQMDICTRYLDSHRLILDEKTPAFTESGSPLGRKTFVIATKADLAPAGTLQTLKELTDRPLEFIEISTKTGKNLDLLMRRIFEMLDVVRIYAKKPGHEPDFKDPFTLPRGSTVIDLAYKIHRDLAEQLKFARAWGAPGIHDGQNVPRDHVLSDKEIIELHFP; this comes from the coding sequence ATGCCGGCCAACCTGACACCCGAATACAAAAAAGCCGACGAGCAATACCGGGCGGCAACCACCGATGAAGAACGGCTGCTGGCCCTCGAGGAGATGCTCCGGACCATCCCCAAGCACAAGGGCACCGAGCACATGCAGGCCGACATCAAGCGCCGCATCAGCAAACTGCGCGAAACGCTCGAAGGGCGTGCCAAAAAAGGCAGCGGCAGACACACCGACCTGTTCCATATCCCCAAATCCGGCGCCGGCCAGGTCGCCCTCATTGGAACCCCCAACAGCGGAAAAAGCTCCATTTTGGCCGCCCTGACCAACGCCCCCGTCAATGTCGCCGACTACCCCTTCTCCACCGACAAGCCCGTTCCCGGAATGGCCCAGTTTGAGGACGTCCAAATCCAGCTGGTCGATACCCCGCCGATTACCGCCGATTACGCCGCCCCGGGGCAGGTCAATGTCTATCGCGGGGCCGACCTGATTGCCGTCGTCATCGACTTATCCGGCGATGTCCTCGAACAAATGGACATCTGCACTCGTTATCTTGACTCGCACCGGCTGATTCTGGATGAGAAAACTCCGGCTTTCACCGAATCCGGCAGCCCGCTCGGCCGCAAAACCTTCGTCATCGCGACAAAAGCCGATCTCGCCCCGGCCGGCACATTACAGACCCTGAAAGAATTGACGGACCGGCCGCTGGAGTTTATCGAAATCTCGACAAAAACAGGAAAGAATCTGGACCTGCTGATGCGGCGAATCTTCGAAATGCTCGATGTGGTGCGGATTTACGCCAAAAAACCCGGGCATGAGCCGGACTTTAAGGACCCCTTCACGCTGCCGCGGGGCTCAACCGTTATCGACCTGGCTTACAAAATCCATCGCGACCTGGCCGAGCAGCTCAAATTTGCCCGCGCCTGGGGCGCCCCCGGCATCCACGACGGACAGAACGTCCCGCGCGACCACGTTCTGTCCGATAAAGAAATCATCGAGCTGCACTTCCCATAA
- a CDS encoding alpha-L-arabinofuranosidase C-terminal domain-containing protein: protein MGKRLTVSTLAASLMSLLAATVWAGAPSQNLLRNGGFERLQDNRPRGWTTQTWSGQAEFAVEDGGRTGKAARITSANGADAAWSQTVEVPPFARLRLSGWVKTENFRTTTGRGVQLSIHDMENARTAALKESSSDWTKLECEFQVMGQSSVQVLCLFGGWGQAVGTAWFDDIVLEVLEEIKPASQTVTAQISIDPSVKKEPISELIYGQFIEHMGRCIYGGIWAEMLEDRKFFYPVPAEGPIWRTTGAGARVLAASPWKVIGPKENVQMSTDEPLSGKHAPKITLTGQPGGLYQEELGVLAGKDYVGRIVLRGDRTAGPIQVSLIWGDRPTDRQTVTISRLDRKFKTYPLKFKAGAATDNAKLEIVGTGKGSWTIGAVSLMPADNVNGFRKDTLDLLKQLNSPMYRWPGGNFVSGYDWRDGLGDRDRRPTRTNPAWTGIETNDVGMHEFVELCRLLNAEPLITVNTGFGDAYSAAAQVEYANGSLKTPMGQWRARNGSKDPLNVKYWCVGNEMWGNWQLGYMQLHHYVLKHNWVEEKMRQVDPTIFTIASGDLGGGWSEGLLKNCADHMNSIAEHFYCQSRPDLTAHVRQVPNAIKSKADGHRRLRQTLDSLKGKDIRIAMTEWNYWYGPHVFGELGTRYFMKDALGIAAGLHEYFRNSEMFWGAFYAQTVNVIGCIKTTKTAAAFDATGLPLVLYRREFGTLPLEVSGWNEKLDVSAALTTDKKFLTIGIVNASWDTYQVQFDLKSLTPAGPAKGWLISHENPMAHNDPSETKPTIDIQTLSPTDLTKTVSIKPISITLFKVPIR, encoded by the coding sequence ATGGGCAAACGTCTTACAGTCTCTACACTCGCCGCCTCTCTGATGAGCCTGCTTGCCGCAACGGTCTGGGCAGGAGCGCCATCCCAAAACCTCCTGCGAAACGGCGGATTTGAACGGCTCCAGGACAACCGCCCCCGCGGGTGGACTACCCAAACCTGGAGCGGGCAGGCGGAATTTGCCGTTGAAGACGGAGGCCGCACCGGCAAAGCCGCCCGCATCACGTCCGCCAATGGGGCGGACGCCGCCTGGTCCCAGACGGTCGAGGTTCCTCCCTTTGCCCGGCTGCGGCTGTCCGGCTGGGTCAAAACCGAAAACTTCCGCACCACAACCGGTCGGGGAGTTCAGCTGAGCATCCACGATATGGAAAACGCCCGCACGGCCGCACTGAAGGAATCCTCCAGCGACTGGACCAAACTCGAATGCGAGTTTCAGGTCATGGGCCAAAGCAGCGTTCAGGTTTTGTGCCTGTTCGGCGGATGGGGACAGGCCGTCGGAACCGCTTGGTTCGATGACATCGTGCTGGAGGTTCTGGAAGAAATCAAGCCGGCCAGCCAAACCGTCACAGCTCAAATCTCCATCGACCCGTCCGTGAAAAAAGAACCCATTTCAGAGCTGATTTACGGTCAGTTTATCGAACACATGGGCCGCTGCATCTATGGCGGCATCTGGGCGGAAATGCTCGAAGACCGAAAGTTCTTCTACCCGGTGCCTGCTGAAGGTCCGATTTGGAGAACAACCGGAGCCGGCGCCCGGGTGCTGGCTGCTTCGCCCTGGAAGGTCATCGGTCCTAAGGAAAACGTGCAGATGAGCACGGACGAGCCGCTGTCCGGCAAGCACGCCCCGAAGATTACTCTAACCGGGCAGCCGGGCGGGCTTTATCAGGAAGAGCTCGGGGTGCTGGCGGGCAAAGACTATGTCGGACGGATTGTCCTGCGCGGCGACCGAACAGCCGGACCGATTCAGGTCAGTCTGATTTGGGGAGACCGGCCGACTGACCGGCAGACCGTCACCATTTCGCGTCTGGACCGCAAATTCAAAACCTATCCGCTGAAGTTCAAGGCCGGCGCCGCCACCGACAATGCCAAACTGGAAATTGTGGGCACCGGAAAGGGCTCCTGGACAATCGGCGCCGTGTCGTTAATGCCGGCAGACAATGTCAATGGGTTCCGCAAAGACACACTCGACCTGCTCAAGCAGCTCAACAGCCCAATGTACCGATGGCCGGGCGGTAACTTTGTCAGCGGCTATGACTGGCGCGACGGCCTGGGTGATCGGGACCGCCGGCCCACCCGAACCAACCCCGCCTGGACCGGCATTGAAACCAACGATGTCGGCATGCACGAATTCGTCGAGCTCTGCCGGCTGCTCAATGCCGAACCGCTCATCACCGTCAACACCGGCTTTGGAGATGCCTACTCGGCGGCCGCTCAGGTCGAATACGCCAACGGCTCTCTGAAGACCCCAATGGGACAATGGCGGGCCCGAAACGGAAGCAAAGACCCCCTGAACGTCAAATACTGGTGCGTCGGCAACGAAATGTGGGGCAACTGGCAGCTCGGATATATGCAGCTGCACCATTATGTTCTCAAACATAACTGGGTCGAGGAAAAAATGCGTCAGGTCGACCCGACCATCTTTACAATTGCCTCCGGAGACCTCGGCGGCGGCTGGTCCGAAGGCCTGCTGAAAAATTGCGCCGACCATATGAACAGCATCGCTGAACACTTCTACTGCCAGTCTCGTCCGGACCTGACCGCCCATGTGCGTCAGGTGCCCAACGCCATCAAAAGCAAGGCCGACGGGCATCGGCGGCTGCGCCAGACTTTAGACAGTCTGAAGGGCAAAGATATCCGGATTGCCATGACGGAATGGAACTACTGGTACGGCCCGCATGTCTTTGGGGAGCTGGGCACACGGTACTTTATGAAAGATGCCCTCGGCATCGCCGCCGGCCTGCACGAGTATTTCCGCAACTCCGAGATGTTCTGGGGGGCCTTCTATGCCCAGACCGTCAATGTCATCGGCTGCATCAAAACCACCAAGACGGCGGCGGCTTTTGATGCAACAGGCCTGCCCCTTGTCCTTTACCGCAGAGAATTCGGCACCCTGCCGCTGGAGGTGTCCGGCTGGAATGAAAAACTGGATGTATCCGCCGCGTTGACGACCGACAAAAAATTCCTGACGATTGGTATCGTCAATGCAAGCTGGGATACATACCAGGTCCAGTTTGACCTCAAATCCCTCACGCCGGCAGGTCCTGCAAAGGGCTGGCTGATTTCTCACGAAAACCCGATGGCTCACAATGACCCGTCGGAGACAAAGCCGACCATCGATATCCAGACGCTCTCCCCGACGGACCTCACCAAGACGGTCAGCATAAAGCCCATCAGCATCACGCTTTTCAAAGTGCCGATTCGGTAA
- a CDS encoding type II secretion system protein produces MKSVVQKHSAFTLVELMIVVAVIGILAALVFPEVQGYSQRAKEAAAKDNLRIFREAIERYALDHNGIPPGYPDDDTSKTPTYPTLYSQLIIKNKYLKRLPKNPFNNYTNILVFSNDNPIDPNAQYPPTVGWLYHPYTKTLKINQQGFDTHGEKYYNY; encoded by the coding sequence ATGAAATCTGTGGTTCAAAAGCATTCGGCGTTTACGCTGGTGGAGCTGATGATTGTGGTGGCCGTCATCGGCATCTTGGCCGCGCTGGTCTTTCCGGAGGTTCAGGGCTATTCCCAGCGGGCCAAAGAAGCCGCCGCCAAAGACAACCTCCGCATCTTCCGCGAGGCCATCGAACGATACGCCCTCGACCACAACGGCATTCCTCCGGGATACCCGGATGATGACACTAGCAAAACACCCACTTATCCAACACTTTACAGTCAGTTGATAATCAAAAATAAATATTTAAAAAGACTACCCAAAAATCCTTTCAATAACTACACTAATATTTTGGTGTTTTCCAATGACAACCCTATAGACCCTAATGCTCAATACCCCCCTACCGTAGGCTGGCTTTATCACCCCTATACAAAAACATTAAAAATAAACCAACAAGGATTCGATACTCACGGAGAAAAATATTATAATTATTGA
- a CDS encoding 3-isopropylmalate dehydratase small subunit: MPKAHVYKRDHINTDEIIPARYLNTDNVAELAKHCLEDLDPGFVKKCAPGDVIVAGDDFGCGSSREHAVWAIQGAQVGAVIAHSFARIFYRNCINGGFYPIELPGALEKIRDGDELEIDYEAGTIRNKTQKTNIRFTPLPDFALAIIRDGGLLEHIKKKENVR; this comes from the coding sequence ATGCCCAAAGCTCATGTGTACAAACGCGACCACATCAATACCGATGAAATCATTCCGGCCCGGTATCTGAACACGGACAACGTCGCCGAACTGGCCAAACACTGTCTGGAAGACCTGGACCCGGGCTTTGTGAAGAAATGCGCCCCCGGCGATGTGATTGTCGCCGGCGATGACTTCGGCTGCGGTTCGTCGCGAGAGCACGCGGTCTGGGCCATTCAGGGAGCTCAGGTCGGCGCCGTCATCGCCCATTCCTTCGCCCGCATCTTTTACCGCAACTGCATCAACGGCGGCTTTTACCCCATTGAGCTGCCCGGCGCCCTCGAAAAAATCCGCGACGGCGATGAGCTGGAAATCGACTACGAAGCCGGCACCATCCGCAACAAGACGCAGAAGACAAACATTCGGTTTACTCCTCTGCCGGATTTCGCTCTGGCCATCATCCGCGACGGCGGGCTCTTGGAGCACATAAAGAAAAAGGAAAATGTCCGGTGA
- a CDS encoding 3-isopropylmalate dehydrogenase produces MKTYKIAVIGGDGTGPEVIAEAVKVMDAAAARFGFKTDKTYFDFGGERYKRTGETLPDSAVEELKKFDAILLGAIGHPDVAPGILEKGILLKLRFALDQYINLRPVRLFPGVETPIKGKGPKEIDYVVVRENTGDAYTGTGGITMKGTPHEVAVQTAVYSRFQVERCLRYAFEYARKYGKKARGVGPENTVGLVGKTNVLTYIYDLWERAFHEIGKKDYPDIRRDYYHVDACCMWMVKNPEWFDVLVTGNMFGDIITDLGAITQGGMGIAAGGNINPEGVSMFEPIGGSAPKYTGQGVINPLAAICAMQMMLQTLGEEKAAQKVEEAVKYVTANKLKSLAAGKMGYSTSQVGDLVAEKVAE; encoded by the coding sequence ATGAAGACGTACAAGATTGCTGTCATCGGCGGAGACGGCACAGGCCCGGAAGTCATCGCCGAAGCGGTCAAAGTGATGGATGCGGCCGCCGCCAGGTTCGGTTTCAAAACGGACAAAACCTATTTTGATTTCGGCGGCGAGCGCTACAAACGCACCGGCGAAACCCTGCCTGACAGTGCCGTTGAAGAGCTCAAAAAGTTCGACGCCATCCTGCTGGGGGCGATTGGACACCCGGATGTCGCTCCGGGTATTCTCGAAAAGGGCATTCTGCTCAAACTCCGCTTTGCTCTTGACCAGTACATCAACCTGCGGCCCGTCCGGCTCTTCCCGGGCGTCGAAACCCCCATCAAGGGCAAAGGCCCGAAAGAAATCGACTACGTAGTGGTTCGGGAAAATACCGGCGATGCCTACACCGGCACCGGCGGCATCACGATGAAAGGGACTCCCCACGAAGTCGCCGTTCAAACCGCCGTGTACAGCCGCTTTCAGGTGGAACGCTGCCTGCGATATGCCTTTGAATACGCCCGCAAGTACGGCAAAAAGGCCCGCGGCGTCGGACCGGAAAACACCGTCGGTCTGGTCGGAAAAACCAACGTGCTCACCTACATCTACGACCTCTGGGAACGCGCCTTCCACGAAATCGGCAAAAAAGATTATCCTGACATCCGCCGGGACTATTACCACGTGGATGCCTGCTGCATGTGGATGGTCAAAAATCCGGAATGGTTTGACGTGCTGGTGACCGGCAATATGTTCGGCGACATCATCACGGACCTGGGTGCCATCACGCAGGGCGGAATGGGCATCGCCGCCGGCGGCAACATCAACCCGGAAGGCGTTTCGATGTTCGAGCCCATCGGCGGCTCGGCTCCGAAATACACCGGACAGGGCGTCATCAACCCGCTGGCCGCCATCTGTGCCATGCAGATGATGCTCCAGACCCTCGGCGAAGAGAAAGCCGCTCAGAAAGTCGAGGAGGCGGTCAAATACGTAACCGCCAACAAACTCAAATCGCTGGCCGCCGGAAAAATGGGATACTCGACGTCTCAGGTCGGCGACCTCGTAGCCGAAAAAGTTGCGGAATAA
- a CDS encoding four helix bundle protein yields the protein MNQKESSKHYDLEERTYQFARRVRDFIKKLPKTISNIEDSRQLVKASGSVGANYREANEALSKKDFIMRVKICRKESKESRYWLGLIDIGQDKDLETERRHLENEANELTHIFGAIVTKSE from the coding sequence ATGAATCAGAAAGAAAGTTCTAAACATTATGATTTGGAAGAGCGAACCTATCAATTTGCCAGAAGGGTCAGAGATTTTATCAAGAAGCTCCCGAAAACGATATCCAACATCGAAGATTCTCGGCAGCTGGTTAAGGCATCGGGTTCAGTAGGAGCTAATTACAGAGAAGCAAACGAAGCATTGAGCAAAAAAGACTTCATAATGAGAGTAAAAATATGTCGAAAAGAATCCAAAGAAAGCCGTTACTGGCTTGGTCTAATCGACATCGGACAAGACAAAGACCTCGAGACGGAAAGACGGCATCTGGAGAATGAAGCAAACGAACTGACACATATCTTCGGTGCTATTGTTACAAAAAGCGAATAA
- a CDS encoding site-specific DNA-methyltransferase: protein MKQRAERNRTIVLTEAERQAYAKRLIRLDRPVRIKEILDTTICQDMQEACRFLPDGIADLLFLDPPYNLNKAFNGRIFKKTSTERYAAQLEVWLAPLLRLLKPTASIYICSDWRGSSAVQSVAEKYFIVRNRITWEREKGRGAKTNWKNCSEDIWFCTVSDRYTFNVDAVKLKRRVLAPYTHPDGTPKDWQSAPEGPFRLTAPSNLWTDLTVPFWSMPENTEHPTQKPEKLLAKILLASTHPGDVVLDPFLGSGTTSVVAKKLNRRYIGIEIEPLFACLAEKRLLLADTDKTIQGYADGVFWERNARPLENNTRINNLKSWKGHG from the coding sequence ATGAAGCAGCGGGCTGAACGGAATCGGACGATTGTCCTGACGGAAGCGGAAAGGCAGGCATATGCCAAACGGCTTATCCGGCTGGACCGCCCGGTCCGAATTAAGGAGATTCTGGATACCACCATCTGTCAGGATATGCAGGAGGCCTGCCGATTCCTGCCGGACGGTATCGCAGACCTGCTCTTCCTGGACCCGCCGTACAACCTGAACAAGGCCTTCAACGGACGAATCTTCAAAAAAACCTCTACGGAGCGGTATGCCGCTCAGCTGGAGGTCTGGCTGGCTCCGCTCCTGCGGCTGCTGAAGCCGACCGCTTCGATTTATATCTGCTCGGACTGGCGCGGCTCTTCCGCCGTCCAAAGCGTTGCGGAGAAATATTTCATCGTCCGCAACCGCATCACCTGGGAGCGGGAAAAAGGCCGCGGGGCCAAAACCAACTGGAAAAACTGCTCCGAGGATATCTGGTTCTGCACCGTCTCCGACCGCTATACCTTCAACGTGGACGCTGTCAAACTCAAACGACGCGTCCTGGCCCCCTATACCCATCCGGACGGAACCCCGAAAGACTGGCAGTCCGCCCCCGAAGGCCCTTTTCGACTGACCGCCCCCTCTAATCTCTGGACCGACCTGACGGTCCCTTTCTGGTCAATGCCTGAAAACACGGAGCATCCTACCCAGAAACCGGAGAAACTGCTGGCCAAAATCCTTCTGGCCTCCACTCATCCCGGCGATGTCGTTCTGGACCCTTTTCTCGGCTCCGGAACCACTTCCGTGGTTGCAAAAAAGCTGAACCGACGCTATATTGGCATCGAAATTGAACCCCTGTTTGCCTGTCTGGCGGAAAAGCGTCTCCTGCTGGCGGATACGGACAAAACGATACAGGGCTACGCGGACGGCGTCTTTTGGGAACGAAACGCAAGACCCTTGGAAAACAATACAAGAATAAACAATCTGAAGAGTTGGAAAGGACACGGTTGA